A window of the Cololabis saira isolate AMF1-May2022 chromosome 19, fColSai1.1, whole genome shotgun sequence genome harbors these coding sequences:
- the LOC133419774 gene encoding gastrula zinc finger protein XlCGF7.1-like, producing MKPEDSGCRLPDLHHQHQSSCRHKTGKTSRFKHQGYLKKHMIVHAGEKSFTCGVCGTSFKRRIDFKRHMSVHSGEKPFSCNICGKSFNRGGNLKTHMTVHTGEKSFSCDVCGKTFTRKGNLKIHARVHIGEKPFV from the exons ATGAAACCAGAGGACTCGGGCTGTCGCCTCCCAGACCTGCACCATCAACATCAGAGCAGCTGCAGACACAAGACGGGAAAGACCTCA AGATTTAAACATCAGGGATATCTGAAGAAACACATGATCGTCCACGCGGGTGAGAAGTCCTTCACGTGTGGTGTTTGCGGTACAAGTTTCAAGCGGAGGATAGATTTTAAGAGACACATGAGCGTCCATTCAGGAGAAAAGCCTTTCAGTTGCAACATTTGTGGTAAAAGCTTCAACCGGGGGGGAAACCTGAAGACGCACATGACCGTCCACACGGGAGAGAAGTCGTTCAGTTGTGATGTGTGCGGTAAAACCTTCACTCGAAAGGGAAATCTGAAGATCCACGCTCGCGTCCATATTGGAGAGAAGCCGTTCGTTTAA
- the LOC133419073 gene encoding gastrula zinc finger protein XlCGF57.1-like yields MSQRTNFQSDDLNGPGLAPSIPKPSTPGLLQTQDMKAITLPEDVQELLVVKEEIPWSPSVDQHDLESFHIKEEDEELNGQDEADITKLLFTAVAVKRDDEDDDSEKPQSSLVDNFKTEDNTEAKPPRSSSTQQMKPLTDREDCGQAESALNSDPNSHFDSSGDEEASDSSETEVSDDDYWQKSSDSEAETEDGDTDSSESRAQESGGNSDNVASNPAKKSFSCSECDEVFMDRPSLQEHEKCHLQKNMDSLTTVHAEEKVYSCDICGKRFNRRTDVKRHMILHTGKKPFGCGFCGKRFNQKGNLKVHMRVHTGDELFTCNVCWKVFKQRADLKKHMDLHSGEDLYGCGVCGKSFNQKGHLKKHMSVHIGHDPFYCNKCDKQFKYLYNLYRHMKVHTGEKLCDCGICGKRFKQRSGLKRHMRVHTGGKLFSCDVCGKGLTQKEGLKRHMRVHTGETRFGCDFCGKRFRQKADLNKHLRVHTGNTPYQCSHCKKMFKYRDNMNRHMIVHTGEKPFNCDLCGKGFTQKGTLKRHMIVHTGEKPFSCCVCAKRFTQSGALNSHMRRHKLKEHLVEVEVT; encoded by the exons ATGTCTCAAAGAACAAACTTTCAGTCAGATGACCTCAACGGGCCTGGTTTGGCCCCCTCCATACCCAAACCATCCACACCAGGACTTCTCCAGACACAGGACATGAAAGCTATTA CCTTACCTGAAGATGTGCAGGAGCTATTGGTGGTCAAAGAAGAGATTCCCTGGAGCCCCAGCGTGGACCAGCATGACCTGGAGTCTTTTCACATAAAGGAGGAAGACGAGGAACTGAATGGACAGGACGAGGCCGATATCACCAAGCTGCTATTTACTGCTGTTGCTGTGAAGagggatgatgaggatgatgactCTGAGAAACCTCAGTCCTCACTGGTTGATAACTTTAAAACGGAAGACAACACAGAGGCTAAACCTCCACGCAGCAGCTCAACCCAGCAGATGAAACCACTAACTGATAGAGAGGACTGTGGACAGGCAGAGTCAGCCTTGAATTCAGATCCAAACAGTCACTTTGACTCAAGTGGTGATGAAGAGGCGTCAGACTCCTCTGAGACCGAAGTCAGCGATGATGATTATTGGCAGAAATCGTCAGATTCTGAAGCTGAAACTGAAGATGGCGACACTGACAGCAGCGAGAGCAGAGCACAGGAGTCAGGCGGTAATAGTGACAATGTAGCATCTAACCCTGCCAAGAAGTCCTTCAGCTGCTCCGAGTGTGATGAGGTGTTTATGGACAGGCCGTCTCTTCAAGAACACGAGAAATGTCACTTACAGAAAAATATGGATTCATTGACGACGGTCCACGCAGAAGAGAAAGTGTATAGCTGTGACATCTGTGGTAAAAGATTCAACCGAAGGACGGATGTTAAGAGACACATGATCCTTCACACAGGAAAGAAGCCATTTGGTTGTGGGTTTTGTGGCAAAAGATTTAACCAAAAGGGAAATCTAAAGGTCCACATGAGAGTCCACACAGGAGATGAACTGTTTACCTGCAATGTTTGTTGGAAAGTATTTAAACAAAGGGCAGATCTCAAGAAACACATGGACCTCCACTCAGGGGAGGATTTGTACGGCTGTGGCGTTTGTGGTAAAAGTTTTAATCAGAAGGGACACCTTAAAAAACATATGAGTGTCCACATCGGACACGATCCGTTTTATTGTAATAAATGTGACAAACAGTTTAAGTATCTGTACAATCTGTACAGGCACATGAAAGTCCACACAGGAGAGAAACTGTGTGACTGCGGCATTTGTGGCAAAAGATTTAAACAAAGGTCGGGTCTCAAGAGACACATGAGGGTCCACACGGGAGGGAAACTATTCTCCTGTGACGTTTGCGGTAAAGGACTAACGCAGAAGGAAGGCCTGAAAAGACACATGAGAGTCCACACGGGAGAGACGCGATTCGGCTGTGACTTCTGCGGTAAAAGGTTTAGGCAGAAGGCCGATCTAAACAAACACTTGAGAGTCCACACGGGAAACACGCCCTACCAGTGCAGCCACTGCAAGAAAATGTTCAAGTATAGGGACAACATGAACAGGCACATGATAGTCCACACGGGAGAGAAACCGTTCAACTGTGACCTCTGCGGTAAAGGCTTTACCCAGAAAGGAACCCTGAAGAGACACATGATTGTCCACACTGGGGAGAAACCATTCAGTTGTTGTGTTTGTGCTAAAAGGTTCACCCAAAGCGGAGCTCTGAACTCACACATGAGACGCCATAAACTGAAGGAGCATTTGGTTGAGGTTGAAGTAACTTAG
- the LOC133419775 gene encoding gastrula zinc finger protein XlCGF57.1-like, which yields RKEGRKKKERKKERKKEMSEIREATSWSSHVDRQEPGPLQIKEEKEELNIEAETDVTFAVGTVKSEEDEDDDADEEDEEDDADEEDEKPQSPQSSELHEIKTEAIREAESPTGSSAEQMKTETDGEDLGGPEQAKNPDTSCNFEKNANEEASDSSETEVSDDDYWQKSSDSEIETKDQKMTRAPKSAGKSDPRCNTAKMSFSCSECGKRFLYKQCLQRHIKSYLGKNPPSCLVKKKSLKVKQKKDSENTLATGNKVFSCRVCGKSFSLKGNLKVHFMVHTGEKPFSCDHCGKRFNRKMILQAHVRVHTGEKPFDCSVCGKGFTCQGSLRRHVIIHTGEKPFSCGVCGKQFNQKTILKKHMKVHTSNKPFRCSYCGKMFKHQQSLQRHMRGERSSSCFMNRKCLSGTEKVDSESTDVEGETRFSCDDCGRRFNQKTNLQKHLSVHSRLKSFGCDICGKIFTQRGTLKRHIRVHTEEKLFSCDFCTKTFRQKSNFNKHLSVHGANGPTGVS from the exons aggaaggaaggaaggaa aaagaaagaaagaaagaaagaaagaaagaaagaa ATGTCGGAGATCAGAGAAGCGACTTCCTGGAGCTCCCATGTGGACCGGCAGGAACCAGGACCCCTGCAAATAaaggaggaaaaggaagaaTTAAACATAGAAGCAGAAACTGATGTTACCTTTGCTGTTGGCACTGTAAAGAGCGAAGAAGACGaagatgatgatgctgatgaggaagatgaggaagatGATGCTGATGAGGAAGATGAGAAACCTCAGTCACCTCAGTCTTCGGAGCTCCATGAAATCAAAACTGAAGCCATCAGAGAGGCAGAATCTCCAACCGGCAGCTCAGCTGAACAGATGAAGACAGAAACTGACGGAGAGGACCTTGGGGGTCCAGAGCAAGCTAAAAACCCAGACACAAGTTGTAACTTTGAGAAAAATGCCAATGAAGAGGCTTCAGACTCTTCTGAAACAGAAGTCAGTGATGATGATTATTGGCAGAAATCTTCAGATTCTGAAATTGAAACCAAAGACCAGAAGATGACCAGAGCACCTAAATCAGCTGGAAAGAGTGATCCGCGGTGTAACACTGCCAAAATGTCTTTCAGCTGCTCCGAATGTGGAAAACGGTTTCTATACAAGCAGTGTCTTCAGAGACACATAAAGAGTTATTTAGGGAAAAATCCTCCCAGCTGTTTGGTTAAAAAGAAATCTCTTAAAGTTAAGCAAAAAAAAGACTCGGAGAACACCCTTGCTACGGGAAACAAAGTATTTAGCTGTAGAGTTTGTGGGAAAAGTTTTAGCCTGAAGGGAAATCTGAAGGTGCACTTCATGGTCCACACCGGAGAGAAACCTTTCAGCTGTGACCATTGTGGTAAAAGATTTAACCGAAAAATGATCCTTCAGGCCCACGTACGAGTCCACACAGGAGAAAAGCCGTTTGACTGCAGCGTTTGTGGTAAAGGATTTACGTGTCAGGGAAGCCTGAGGAGACACGTGatcattcacactggagaaaaaccatTTAGTTGTGGTGTTTGCGGTAAACAATTCAACCAGAAAACAATCCTCAAGAAGCATATGAAAGTCCACACATCAAATAAACCGTTTCGCTGTAGCTACTGCGGTAAAATGTTTAAACATCAGCAGTCTCTTCAGAGACACATGAGAGGAGAAAGGTCTTCTAGTTGTTTTATGAACAGGAAATGCTTAAGCGGGACAGAAAAAGTCGATTCAGAGTCAACAGACGTTGAAGGAGAGACGCGATTCAGCTGCGACGACTGTGGTAGAAGGTTCAACCAGAAGACAAACCTCCAGAAACACTTAAGTGTCCACTCAAGACTGAAATCATTTGGTTGTGACATTTGCGGTAAAATATTTACTCAAAGAGGAACTCTAAAGAGACACATACGAGTTCACACAGAAGAGAAACTGTTCAGCTGTGATTTTTGTACAAAAACATTTCGCCAAAAATCTAATTTCAACAAACATTTAAGCGTCCACGGAGCAAATGGCCCCACAGGCGTTTCATAA